One Halichoerus grypus chromosome 1, mHalGry1.hap1.1, whole genome shotgun sequence genomic region harbors:
- the MAP1S gene encoding microtubule-associated protein 1S — protein MAAAAAVAAAAGPGAPQAPSSLLLVVGGECGCSGLLAYVLEELERGIRSWDIDPGICSLDEQLKVFVSRHSATFSSIVKGQRSLHHRGDTLETLVLLNPSDKSLCDELRNLLLDPAPHKLLVLAGPCLEETGELLLQTGGFSPRHFLQVLGDREIRDLLVSTPPPADLPKLTITCPTFGDWAQLAPEVLGLHSALRLQWNPPVQLPASEGLREFLEYVAESLEPPSPFELLEPPASVGFLRLARPCCYIFPGGLGDAAFFAVNGFTVLVNGGSNPKSSFWKLVRHLDRVDAVLVTHAGADSLPGLNSLLRRKLAEREEAAAGGGSGDDRLRRLISPNLGVVFLNARVAASRLVSGEDEAELALSLLARLGITPLTLNRGPLPAEPTVLFQKMGVGRLDMYVLHPPTAGADRPLASVCALLVWHPAGPTEKVVRVLFPGCTPPARLLDGLVRLQHLGFLREPVVTPQDLVGPRRAESKESVGSRDSLRREGRTTAPSRPAQERPGVARKDPPRVEAPRRAEKEARVPREVKKDPKPSIPRTQPREVRRAASASVSVKKAGAPAAPRPRRAPNTPRPGVPPAENGPRSPPTFRCGEASPPAETCSSPAPQLVATPSQESSLELGLSPAGEDSSALEEKALELLLDASTPRPRTPSPTGAQQGPAEGSGRLSLSPLRGGEAGPDASPTVTTPSLPAEVGSPHSTEVDESLSVSFEQVLPPPPAATGEAGLSLPLRGPRVRRSASPHDVDLCLVSPCEFEHRKAVPMAPAPASPGSSDSSARSQERAGAPRAEETPPTSVSESLPTLSDSDPLPAAPGPADSDEDMEGFGVPRRDPLPEALKFPPPLPTPPSICMVDPEMLPPEQARLTEGLSRTRKSLARPNPSTAASKATPATTAKTRGLAGGDRASRPLSTRSEPGDKGGRVPLSRKSSVPKTTARGPSGSAGSRPGGSAAPPGSPVYLDLAYLPSGSSARLVDEEFFRRVRALCYVISGQDQRKEEGMRAVLDALLAGKQQWDRDLQVTLIPTFDSVAMHEWYEETHARHQALGITVLGSNSTVSMQDEAFPACKVEF, from the exons ctccggaATCTTCTGCTTGACCCTGCCCCTCACAAGCTGCTGGTGCTGGCTGGGCCCTGCTTGGAAGAGACAGGGGAGCTGCTACTCCAGACAGGGGGCTTCTCGCCCCGCCACTTCCTCCAGGTCCTAGGGGACAGAGAG ATCCGGGATCTCCTGGTATCCACTCCCCCACCTGCAGACCTGCCCAAGCTCACCATCACCTGCCCGACCTTCGGCGACTGGGCCCAGCTGGCGCCTGAAGTGCTCGGCCTCCACAGTGCGCTCCGGCTGCAGTGGAACCCGCCCGTGCAGCTGCCGGCGTCCGAGGGCCTGCGCGAGTTCCTGGAATATGTGGCCGAGTCGCTGGAGCCGCCGTCTCCCTTTGAGCTGCTCGAGCCGCCGGCGTCCGTGGGCTTCCTCAGGCTCGCCCGGCCCTGCTGCTACATCTTCCCCGGCGGCCTTGGCGACGCCGCCTTCTTCGCCGTCAATGGTTTCACCGTGCTGGTCAATGGTGGTTCCAACCCCAAGTCGAGCTTTTGGAAGCTGGTGCGGCACCTGGACCGGGTGGACGCCGTGCTGGTGACCCACGCGGGCGCCGACAGCCTCCCGGGCCTCAACAGTCTACTGCGGCGCAAGCTGGCAGAGCGCGAGGAGGCGGCGGCCGGCGGGGGGTCTGGGGACGACCGGCTTCGCAGGCTCATCTCCCCCAACCTGGGGGTCGTGTTCCTCAATGCCCGTGTTGCCGCCTCGCGTCTGGTGAGCGGCGAGGACGAGGCGGAGCTGGCCCTGAGCCTCCTGGCCCGGCTGGGCATCACACCGCTGACTCTGAACCGCGGGCCACTCCCGGCCGAGCCCACCGTGCTCTTCCAGAAGATGGGCGTGGGCCGGCTGGACATGTATGTGCTGCACCCGCCCACGGCCGGGGCCGACCGCCCGCTGGCCTCCGTGTGCGCCCTGCTGGTGTGGCACCCCGCGGGCCCCACGGAGAAGGTGGTGCGCGTGCTCTTCCCTGGCTGCACCCCGCCCGCCCGCCTCCTGGACGGCCTGGTCCGCCTACAGCACTTGGGCTTCTTGCGGGAGCCCGTGGTGACCCCCCAGGACTTGGTGGGGCCTCGACGAGCCGAGAGCAAGGAAAGCGTGGGCTCCCGGGACAGCTTAAGAAGAGAAGGCCGGACAACAGCACCCAGCAGGCCGGCCCAGGAGCGCCCCGGGGTGGCCCGGAAGGACCCGCCTCGGGTTGAGGCCCCCCGCAGGGCTGAGAAAGAAGCCAGGGTCCCCCGGGAGGTGAAGAAGGACCCCAAGCCAAGCATCCCTCGGACCCAGCCCCGGGAGGTACGCCGGGCGGCGTCTGCTTCAGTGAGTGTGAAGAAAGCGGGTGCCCCGGCCGCCCCCAGGCCCCGCAGAGCACCCAATACCCCCCGGCCAGGGGTCCCGCCGGCGGAGAATGGGCCCCGCAGCCCCCCTACCTTCCGGTGTGGAGAGGCCAGCCCCCCAGCAGAGACCTGTAgttccccagccccccagctggTGGCCACACCCAGCCAGGAGAGCAGCCTGGAGCTGGGGCTGAGCCCGGCCGGGGAGGACAGCAGCGCCTTGGAGGAGAAGGCGCTGGAACTGCTTTTGGATGCCAGCACCCCCCGGCCACGCACACCCTCGCCTACTGGAGCCCAGCAGGGCCCGGCTGAGGGCAGTGGGCGGCTGTCGCTGAGCCCGCTGCGCGGCGGGGAGGCTGGGCCAGATGCCTCCCCCACAGTGACCACGCCCTCGCTGCCCGCTGAGGTGGGCTCCCCGCACTCCACGGAGGTAGACGAGTCCCTGTCCGTCTCCTTCGAGCAGGTGCTGCCACCGCCACCTGCCGCCACGGGCGAGGCGGGGCTGAGCCTCCCGCTTCGTGGCCCCCGGGTCCGGCGCTCGGCCTCCCCGCACGATGTGGACCTCTGCCTGGTGTCACCCTGCGAGTTCGAGCACCGAAAGGCTGTGCCCATGGCCCCGGCGCCTGCATCCCCCGGCAGCTCCGATAGCAGTGCTCGGTCCCAGGAGCGGGCCGGCGCTCCACGGGCTGAGGAGACGCCACCCACGTCCGTCAGCGAGTCCCTGCCCACCCTGTCTGACTCAGAccccctgcctgccgcccccGGCCCTGCGGACTCGGACGAGGACATGGAGGGCTTTGGGGTCCCTCGCCGCGACCCCCTGCCCGAGGCCCTCAAGTTCCCCCCACCgctgcccaccccacccagcaTCTGCATGGTGGACCCCGAGATGCTGCCCCCTGAGCAGGCCCGGCTGACGGAGGGCCTCAGCCGTACCCGGAAGTCCCTGGCTCGCCCTAACCCCAGCACAGCCGCCTCCAAAGCCACTCCGGCGACCACTGCCAAAACCAGGGGACTGGCTGGAGGAGACCGGGCCAGTCGGCCGCTCAGCACCCGGAGTGAGCCCGGTGACAAGGGAGGTCGGGTGCCCCTGTCCAGAAAGTCCTCAGTCCCCAAGACGACCGCTCGGGGCCCCTCTG GGTCAGCTGGCAGCCGACCGGGGGGGTCAGCAGCCCCTCCCGGCTCCCCTGTCTACCTCGACCTGGCCTACCTGCCCAGCGGGAGCAGCGCCCGGCTGGTGGACGAGGAGTTCTTCCGGCGGGTGCGTGCACTCTGCTATGTCATCAGTGGCCAGGACCAGCGCAAGGAGGAGGGCATGCGGGCCGTCCTGGATGCACTGCTGGCTGGCAAGCAGCAGTGGGACCGTGACCTCCAG GTGACCCTGATCCCCACCTTCGATTCCGTGGCGATGCACGAGTGGTACGAGGAGACGCACGCGCGGCACCAGGCGCTGGGCATCACCGTGCTGGGCAGCAACAGCACCGTGTCCATGCAGGACGAGGCCTTCCCCGCCTGCAAGGTGGAGTTCTAG